In Actinomadura citrea, a single window of DNA contains:
- a CDS encoding helix-turn-helix domain-containing protein: MTRALVGGGRRPEALPPQVIAILSAELPSLAEEILKEVQRSVPEYARQEGMPEPAAYRITVEQAMAAFVDQVSGGGDGYERRDELCRELGRSEAYQGRTLDALQAAYRVGVQVAWRRVASVARERRLPAEVMTRLAEALFAYIDELASLSVEGYLEVRSSADELPGDHRRLLRTVLGPGAASGALAGAAEAAGWAVPHTVTMVAMPAGARCVREAMDRDVLVDLADTEPHLLIPGGYGAERAAMLRRALPERRSAVGLTVPLWEAADSLRWARRALALVEAGCLEDGGPTLCERHLLELWLLSDGPLLDQLARRELGALAGMPRTRRKRVTETLCAWLDAQGNAVEAAQRLRLHPQTVRYRMRQISVEFDRQLADPAARFVLDAVLRAYRLRERGPALK, translated from the coding sequence ATGACGAGGGCCCTCGTTGGGGGAGGGAGGCGTCCCGAAGCTCTCCCGCCACAGGTCATCGCCATTCTGAGTGCTGAGCTGCCCTCGCTGGCCGAGGAGATCCTCAAGGAGGTCCAGCGATCGGTGCCCGAGTACGCGCGGCAGGAGGGGATGCCGGAACCGGCCGCGTACCGGATCACCGTCGAGCAGGCCATGGCGGCCTTCGTCGACCAGGTCTCCGGCGGCGGCGACGGCTACGAGCGGCGCGACGAGCTGTGCCGGGAACTCGGTCGCAGCGAGGCCTACCAGGGGCGCACGCTGGACGCGCTGCAGGCGGCCTACAGGGTCGGGGTGCAGGTCGCGTGGCGGCGTGTGGCGTCCGTCGCGCGGGAGCGGCGGCTGCCGGCGGAGGTCATGACGCGGCTGGCCGAGGCGCTGTTCGCCTACATCGACGAGCTGGCCTCCCTGTCGGTCGAGGGCTACCTGGAGGTCCGGTCGTCCGCCGACGAGCTGCCCGGCGACCACCGGCGGCTGCTGCGCACGGTGCTCGGGCCCGGCGCGGCGAGCGGCGCGCTCGCCGGGGCCGCCGAGGCCGCCGGCTGGGCGGTGCCCCACACGGTGACGATGGTCGCGATGCCTGCGGGCGCGCGGTGCGTCCGGGAGGCGATGGACCGCGACGTGCTCGTCGACCTCGCGGACACCGAGCCCCATCTGCTCATCCCCGGCGGATACGGCGCGGAGCGCGCGGCGATGCTGCGCCGCGCCCTGCCCGAGCGCCGCTCCGCGGTGGGGCTGACCGTCCCGCTGTGGGAGGCGGCCGACTCGCTGCGCTGGGCGCGGCGGGCGCTGGCGCTGGTGGAGGCGGGCTGTCTGGAGGATGGCGGCCCCACACTGTGCGAGCGGCACCTGCTGGAGCTGTGGCTGCTCTCGGACGGACCGCTGCTCGACCAGCTCGCCCGCCGGGAACTGGGCGCGTTGGCGGGAATGCCGCGCACCCGGCGTAAGCGCGTGACCGAAACCCTGTGCGCGTGGCTCGACGCGCAAGGAAACGCAGTGGAGGCGGCGCAGAGGCTCCGGCTGCACCCGCAGACCGTCCGGTACAGGATGCGGCAGATCAGCGTGGAATTCGACCGGCAGCTCGCCGACCCGGCGGCGCGTTTCGTGCTGGACGCGGTGCTGCGCGCGTACCGGTTGCGGGAGCGTGGCCCCGCACTGAAATGA
- a CDS encoding MCE family protein, with protein sequence MRLAGQGIKGMGFPLVSSLIFIVVTVLATALLASSITGATSGDRVTYYAKFTDVAGLHPGHGVRIAGVEVGQVEEIKVSDRRLARVKISVDRDRQIPASATAAVKYLNLVGGRYVSLGQGTGSPGQVLKPGGTIPVGHTAGTLNLTQLFQGFQPLMQALSPGDANKLSESVVKVLQGESGTVESLLRTVGELTSTLAAKDKVIGQLIANLDSVVQTINGRDRQLVDLVTTLRRFTSGLATDRVPIGEALGSVADLTTATAGLLQVTRDPLKDDIVQLGRLSDNLNRDEPLLTRFLQRSPGKMATFGRLASYGSWVNFYQCEVKLIGVSYAGSDLSNQPPPTGLPIKDARCRG encoded by the coding sequence GTGAGGCTCGCCGGTCAGGGGATCAAGGGCATGGGCTTCCCGCTCGTCAGCTCGCTGATCTTCATCGTCGTCACGGTGCTGGCGACCGCGCTGCTGGCGTCCAGCATCACCGGCGCCACCAGCGGCGACCGCGTCACCTACTACGCCAAGTTCACCGACGTGGCCGGGCTCCACCCGGGGCACGGCGTGCGGATCGCGGGCGTCGAGGTCGGCCAGGTCGAGGAGATCAAGGTCAGCGACCGGCGGCTCGCCCGGGTGAAGATCTCCGTCGACCGGGACCGGCAGATCCCCGCGTCGGCGACCGCCGCCGTCAAGTACCTGAACCTGGTCGGCGGAAGGTACGTCTCCCTCGGCCAGGGCACCGGCTCGCCCGGCCAGGTACTGAAGCCCGGCGGGACGATCCCGGTCGGGCACACCGCCGGGACGCTCAACCTCACCCAGCTGTTCCAGGGGTTCCAGCCGCTCATGCAGGCGCTGTCGCCCGGGGACGCCAACAAGCTCTCGGAGTCGGTCGTCAAGGTGCTCCAGGGCGAGAGCGGCACCGTGGAGAGCCTGCTGCGCACCGTCGGAGAGCTGACGAGCACGCTCGCCGCCAAGGACAAGGTGATCGGCCAGCTCATCGCGAACCTCGACAGCGTCGTCCAGACCATCAACGGGCGGGACCGTCAGCTCGTCGACCTGGTCACCACGCTGCGCCGGTTCACCTCCGGCCTCGCCACCGACCGCGTCCCGATCGGCGAGGCGCTCGGGTCGGTCGCCGACCTGACCACCGCCACCGCCGGGCTGCTCCAGGTCACGCGGGACCCGCTGAAGGACGACATCGTCCAGCTCGGCCGGCTCAGCGACAACCTCAACCGCGACGAGCCGCTGCTGACGCGCTTCCTCCAGCGCTCGCCCGGGAAGATGGCGACCTTCGGCCGCCTGGCCTCCTACGGCTCGTGGGTGAACTTCTACCAGTGCGAGGTGAAGTTGATCGGCGTCAGCTACGCGGGCTCCGACCTGTCGAACCAGCCGCCGCCGACCGGCCTGCCCATCAAGGACGCGAGGTGCCGCGGATGA
- a CDS encoding MCE family protein, translated as MLTLVTRIKVAVFVVIAIVVVAYIGVNYADAGRYIGLRGYYTVRLDLAGTGGLFEGSAVSYRGVTVGKVGKLDLTRDGVIAELRIDDSAPDIPRDLQAIVANRSAVGEQYVDLRPRADAGPYLAQGTTIPRSVTTIPAPVDETLKSVNDLTASLPLNDTRVLIDELGRAFAGQGPHLQQLLDTSDRFISASDAAFPETRALIHNGEAVLRTQNEMSGAFKAFATNSSLLARQLRDSDADLRELITAGPGAAAELSGLLHDLDPSLGVLLANLLTTARVAEPRQAAIEEMLANLPRVAAIGPSIVDGSKLRMGLVTTFFNPQPCTRGYGKTRYRDGLTLSPAPFNSDAHCAESPSSGINVRGTANAPRKGVPAPARPGTLGGPEATGLLASLGLAGLARQQAPPGDLAALLGLGGAR; from the coding sequence ATGCTGACCCTGGTCACCCGCATCAAGGTCGCCGTGTTCGTCGTCATCGCGATCGTCGTCGTCGCCTACATCGGCGTCAACTACGCCGACGCGGGCCGCTACATCGGGCTGCGCGGGTACTACACCGTCCGGCTCGACCTGGCCGGCACCGGAGGCCTCTTCGAAGGGTCCGCGGTGTCCTACCGGGGCGTCACCGTCGGCAAGGTCGGCAAGCTCGACCTGACGCGGGACGGCGTCATCGCCGAACTCCGGATCGACGACTCGGCGCCGGACATCCCCCGCGACCTCCAGGCGATCGTCGCGAACCGCTCCGCGGTCGGCGAGCAGTACGTCGACCTGCGGCCCCGCGCCGACGCCGGGCCCTATCTGGCCCAGGGCACCACGATCCCGCGCAGCGTCACCACCATCCCGGCGCCGGTCGACGAGACGCTCAAGAGCGTCAACGACCTCACCGCCTCGCTCCCGCTCAACGACACCAGGGTCCTCATCGACGAGCTGGGGCGGGCGTTCGCCGGGCAGGGCCCGCACCTCCAGCAGCTCCTCGACACGAGCGACCGGTTCATCTCGGCGTCCGACGCGGCGTTCCCCGAAACGCGCGCTCTGATCCACAACGGGGAGGCGGTGCTGCGGACGCAGAACGAGATGTCGGGGGCGTTCAAGGCGTTCGCGACCAACTCCAGCCTGCTCGCGCGGCAGCTCCGCGACTCCGACGCCGACCTGCGCGAGCTGATCACGGCCGGGCCCGGCGCGGCGGCCGAGCTGTCCGGCCTGCTCCACGACCTTGACCCGAGCCTCGGCGTCCTGCTGGCGAACCTCCTCACGACCGCCCGCGTGGCCGAGCCGCGCCAGGCCGCCATCGAGGAGATGCTGGCCAATCTCCCGCGGGTCGCGGCGATCGGCCCCAGCATCGTGGACGGGAGCAAGCTCAGGATGGGCCTGGTCACCACGTTCTTCAACCCGCAGCCCTGCACGCGCGGTTACGGCAAGACCAGGTACCGCGACGGCCTCACCCTGTCGCCCGCCCCGTTCAACAGCGACGCGCACTGCGCGGAGAGCCCGAGCAGCGGCATCAACGTGCGCGGCACCGCCAACGCGCCGCGCAAGGGCGTCCCGGCGCCGGCCAGGCCGGGCACGCTGGGCGGCCCGGAGGCGACCGGCCTGCTCGCCTCGCTGGGCTTGGCCGGGCTGGCGCGGCAGCAGGCGCCGCCCGGCGACCTCGCCGCCCTGCTCGGGCTCGGGGGTGCGCGGTGA
- a CDS encoding helix-turn-helix domain-containing protein → MTQQTLTREAASPRSRLPRRLALLMRPELPSLAGEIIDEVRRSIPEYGRPLKGPYVEALRIGVDRALTDFVDRVANPLEPSARHRETYRRLGRFEAQEGRTLDTFQAALRIGAQVAWRRIMKVGPRRRVSPEVMAQLADALFAYIDELAALALEGYLDARPDGEAEAHRRRLLELLLRRDVSSRVLAEAAERAGWTLPDEATAVVAPPGARYVRAALDEDVLADLTAAQPFLVVPGRPTPERRRSLLRVLPDRQVVIGLTVPIAGVADSLRWARCALGLVETGVIEDAPVTDCGEHLITLWLLSDQALIGQLAHRHLGEMDGFSPRQRDRLLETLHAWLVTRGTANDIARELGVHPQTVRYRMRQVEGVLGDRLTDREARFAIEAVLRAMRLRERAARPPGTSAAWDGAAARERAPIDNRPIPDRRDMST, encoded by the coding sequence ATGACACAGCAGACGTTGACACGGGAGGCGGCGAGTCCCCGGAGCCGGCTGCCGCGCCGGCTCGCCCTGCTGATGCGCCCGGAACTGCCCAGCCTCGCTGGGGAGATCATCGACGAGGTGCGCCGGTCGATCCCCGAGTACGGGCGGCCCCTCAAGGGTCCCTACGTCGAGGCATTGCGCATCGGGGTCGACCGTGCCCTGACGGACTTCGTCGACCGGGTCGCCAACCCGCTGGAACCGAGCGCGCGCCATCGGGAGACCTACCGCAGGCTCGGCCGCTTCGAGGCACAGGAGGGCCGGACGCTCGACACCTTCCAGGCCGCGCTGCGCATCGGCGCCCAGGTCGCGTGGCGGCGCATCATGAAGGTCGGGCCGCGCCGACGGGTGTCGCCCGAGGTGATGGCCCAGCTCGCCGACGCGCTGTTCGCCTACATCGACGAACTGGCCGCGCTCGCGCTGGAGGGATATCTGGACGCCCGCCCGGACGGCGAGGCTGAGGCGCACCGCCGCCGCCTGCTGGAGCTCCTGCTCCGCCGCGACGTGTCGTCCCGCGTCCTGGCCGAGGCCGCCGAACGGGCCGGATGGACGCTGCCGGACGAGGCGACCGCCGTTGTGGCCCCGCCCGGCGCCCGGTACGTCCGGGCCGCCCTGGACGAGGACGTGCTCGCCGACCTCACCGCCGCCCAGCCGTTCCTGGTCGTTCCCGGAAGACCGACCCCGGAGCGTCGGCGATCCCTGCTCCGCGTCCTGCCCGACAGGCAGGTCGTCATCGGCCTCACCGTGCCGATCGCGGGCGTCGCCGACTCGCTGCGCTGGGCGCGGTGCGCCCTCGGCCTGGTGGAGACCGGTGTGATCGAGGACGCCCCGGTGACCGACTGCGGGGAGCACCTCATCACCCTCTGGCTGCTCTCCGACCAGGCCCTCATCGGCCAGCTCGCGCACCGCCACCTCGGTGAGATGGACGGCTTCAGCCCCCGGCAGCGCGACCGCCTGCTGGAGACCCTGCACGCCTGGCTGGTGACCCGCGGCACCGCCAACGACATCGCCAGGGAGCTCGGCGTCCACCCGCAGACCGTCCGCTACCGGATGCGGCAGGTCGAAGGAGTCCTGGGCGACCGGCTGACCGACCGCGAGGCGCGCTTCGCGATCGAGGCCGTGCTGCGTGCGATGCGGTTGCGCGAACGTGCCGCGCGACCGCCCGGCACGAGTGCCGCATGGGATGGCGCCGCCGCCCGGGAACGAGCACCGATTGATAATCGCCCAATACCCGATCGGCGCGATATGAGCACCTGA
- a CDS encoding nuclear transport factor 2 family protein encodes MTKTRTKTAGPAAGEPEVRADEPETPAEEASEPEPSAGHAAETPEPAGEEAAEDPEPSPSEKETAEAPTAGRSAKDAADRPRNRLSRDPLIRVASLVTLVAAGAAAWSGWSYHTASGDDSMAYAAERDRVLAVAGQEIVNLNTLDHRQVDAGLKVWQDSATAQLYDQIVQGRARLRTEVQKARTTSSAKILESGLTELDSRAGKAAVIAAVRITITGADGRPVDNTRRFAGQLTRTPDGWKLSALGQAPTGTP; translated from the coding sequence GTGACCAAGACCAGGACGAAGACCGCCGGCCCGGCGGCCGGCGAGCCCGAGGTCCGGGCGGACGAGCCCGAGACCCCGGCGGAAGAGGCGTCGGAGCCGGAACCGTCCGCGGGCCACGCGGCCGAGACCCCGGAGCCCGCGGGAGAGGAGGCCGCCGAGGACCCGGAGCCGTCGCCGTCCGAGAAGGAGACCGCTGAGGCGCCGACCGCGGGGCGGTCGGCGAAGGACGCGGCCGACCGGCCCCGGAACCGCCTCTCCAGGGATCCGCTGATCCGGGTCGCGTCGCTCGTGACGCTGGTCGCGGCCGGTGCCGCCGCGTGGTCCGGCTGGTCGTACCACACGGCGTCCGGCGACGACTCGATGGCCTACGCCGCCGAACGGGACCGGGTGCTCGCCGTCGCGGGACAGGAGATCGTCAATCTCAACACCCTCGACCACCGGCAGGTCGACGCGGGCCTCAAGGTGTGGCAGGACTCGGCGACCGCGCAACTCTACGACCAGATCGTCCAGGGGCGGGCCCGGCTGAGGACCGAGGTGCAGAAGGCGAGGACGACCAGCAGCGCGAAGATCCTCGAATCCGGGCTGACCGAACTCGACTCCCGCGCGGGCAAGGCGGCCGTCATCGCCGCCGTCCGCATCACCATCACCGGTGCCGACGGCAGGCCGGTCGACAACACCCGCCGGTTCGCCGGCCAGCTCACCCGGACCCCGGACGGCTGGAAACTGTCGGCGCTCGGCCAGGCCCCCACCGGCACGCCCTGA
- a CDS encoding MCE family protein, which produces MRTPKLVAALAAGVVLTAGCSVRLEDVPLPGGADLGAHPYTVRVQFEDVLNLVPQAAVRVNDVPVGRVKKVSLPAGAWQAEVTLVVNGDVHLPANATANLEQSSLLGEKYVKLAAPTTAPSPQRLTDGAVIPASRTTRNADTEEVFGALSLLLSGGGLPQIRTINRELNQALNGREDKVRSALRNLNAFTGTLNRNRQSIVNALDGLNRLSSTVRARNGQVGTVLDDLSPGLKVLEEQRGRLVEMLRRLEKLSDVAVKTINASRDDTAANLRSLAVILRKLADSGRDLPKSLEILLTYPFTDEALKAIKGDYLNGYVTVIAADGFNCVMPPVKEEGPFDGLDDEEGAQARALAATPTVPGPQPAPCPDTAAGRGSGAAAPGAGTPITGTPDTGTPTTGTPRPVTPSRAPGPEGPSSEPALPLPTLGEGN; this is translated from the coding sequence ATGCGCACGCCCAAGCTCGTCGCGGCCCTCGCCGCCGGTGTGGTCCTGACGGCGGGCTGCTCGGTGCGGCTGGAGGACGTCCCGCTGCCCGGCGGCGCCGACCTCGGCGCCCACCCCTACACGGTGAGGGTGCAGTTCGAGGACGTGCTGAACCTGGTCCCGCAGGCCGCTGTCCGTGTCAACGACGTCCCGGTCGGGCGGGTGAAGAAGGTGTCGCTGCCGGCGGGGGCGTGGCAGGCGGAGGTGACGCTCGTCGTGAACGGCGACGTGCACCTGCCCGCGAACGCGACCGCCAACCTGGAGCAGTCGAGCCTGCTGGGGGAGAAGTACGTCAAGCTCGCCGCGCCGACGACGGCGCCGTCCCCGCAGCGGCTCACCGACGGCGCCGTCATCCCGGCGTCCCGCACGACGCGCAACGCCGACACCGAGGAGGTGTTCGGCGCGCTGTCACTGCTGCTGTCGGGCGGCGGGCTCCCGCAGATCCGGACCATCAACCGGGAACTGAACCAGGCGCTCAACGGGCGCGAGGACAAGGTCCGGTCCGCTCTGCGGAACCTCAACGCCTTCACCGGCACGCTCAACCGGAACCGGCAGTCGATCGTGAACGCGCTCGACGGGCTGAACCGGCTGTCGTCCACGGTCAGAGCCCGCAACGGGCAGGTCGGGACCGTCCTGGACGACCTGTCGCCCGGCCTGAAGGTGCTGGAGGAGCAGCGCGGCCGGCTCGTCGAGATGCTGCGCCGGCTGGAGAAGCTCTCGGACGTCGCCGTCAAGACGATCAACGCCAGCAGGGACGACACGGCTGCGAACCTGCGCTCTCTGGCGGTCATCCTGCGCAAGCTCGCCGACTCCGGCCGCGACCTGCCGAAGTCCCTGGAGATCCTGCTGACCTACCCGTTCACCGACGAGGCGCTCAAGGCGATCAAGGGCGACTACCTCAACGGCTACGTCACCGTCATCGCCGCCGACGGCTTCAACTGCGTCATGCCGCCGGTGAAGGAGGAGGGGCCGTTCGACGGCCTCGACGACGAGGAGGGGGCGCAGGCGCGCGCCCTCGCCGCGACGCCCACGGTCCCCGGCCCGCAGCCGGCGCCCTGCCCGGACACGGCGGCGGGTCGCGGTTCCGGAGCCGCCGCGCCCGGCGCCGGGACCCCCATCACGGGGACTCCGGACACCGGGACCCCCACCACGGGGACGCCGCGACCGGTGACACCGAGCCGGGCACCCGGGCCCGAAGGCCCGAGCAGCGAGCCCGCCCTTCCGCTGCCGACTCTCGGGGAGGGGAACTGA
- a CDS encoding MCE family protein, whose amino-acid sequence MARRTTRHVVGQRLTGVAFLLVPALLVWLSIAIYDKQFTDATTVTLRTSTAGHEMHAMADVKVRGVVVGEVRSIRADGAGAKLELALKPGVTDRIPADVQARLLPTTVFGARFVSLVPPPGSTGRPIADGDVISEDRSQNAVELSEVLNHTMDLLDTIQPAKLSATLNAMARALEGRGDQIGRNFEQLDAFLTRLNPEVPALARNLQELAAFTQHASDAAPDLLQALTDFTVTSRTIVDQRTALATLYDAVSGSSADLEDFLRANSGNIIALATESRGSLDLMRRYAPAAPCTFRALAGFIPTMNKVLGKGTDEHGVHGLVVPVTSKGRYVPGRDAPRYDGGGGPRCPGVPYLGTGDGVRVLPAGGAPGQGGAAGSGLGPANSASENDLVNELAGAPLDEVPEELPDWSSVLVGPIYRGTEVTVK is encoded by the coding sequence ATGGCTCGGCGAACCACCCGGCACGTGGTCGGGCAGCGCCTCACCGGGGTGGCGTTCCTGCTCGTCCCGGCGCTGCTGGTCTGGTTGTCGATCGCGATCTACGACAAGCAGTTCACCGACGCGACGACGGTGACGCTGCGCACCTCGACGGCCGGGCACGAGATGCACGCGATGGCGGACGTGAAGGTCCGCGGCGTCGTCGTCGGCGAAGTCCGGTCCATCAGGGCGGACGGGGCCGGCGCGAAGCTGGAGCTGGCGCTGAAACCGGGGGTGACCGACCGGATCCCGGCGGACGTCCAGGCGCGGCTGCTGCCGACGACGGTGTTCGGCGCCCGGTTCGTCTCGCTCGTCCCGCCGCCCGGGTCGACGGGACGGCCGATCGCCGACGGCGACGTGATCTCCGAGGACCGCAGCCAGAACGCGGTGGAGCTGTCGGAGGTCCTCAACCACACGATGGACCTGCTCGACACCATCCAGCCGGCGAAGCTCTCGGCGACGCTGAACGCCATGGCGCGGGCGCTGGAAGGGCGCGGCGACCAGATCGGCCGCAACTTCGAGCAGCTCGACGCGTTCCTGACCAGGCTCAACCCGGAGGTGCCGGCGCTCGCCCGCAACCTCCAGGAGCTGGCGGCGTTCACCCAGCACGCCTCCGACGCGGCGCCCGACCTGCTTCAGGCGCTCACGGACTTCACGGTCACCAGCCGGACGATCGTCGACCAGCGCACCGCCCTCGCGACCCTGTACGACGCGGTGTCGGGATCGTCCGCCGACCTTGAGGACTTCCTGCGCGCCAACTCCGGCAACATCATCGCGCTGGCGACCGAGAGCCGGGGGAGCCTGGACCTGATGCGCCGCTACGCCCCGGCCGCGCCCTGCACGTTCCGCGCGCTCGCGGGCTTCATCCCGACGATGAACAAGGTCCTCGGCAAGGGCACGGACGAGCACGGCGTCCACGGCCTGGTCGTGCCGGTCACGAGTAAGGGCCGCTACGTCCCGGGCAGGGACGCCCCCCGCTACGACGGCGGCGGTGGGCCGCGCTGCCCGGGCGTCCCCTACCTCGGGACCGGGGACGGGGTGCGGGTGCTGCCCGCCGGCGGCGCGCCGGGCCAGGGCGGCGCGGCCGGCAGCGGCCTGGGCCCCGCGAACTCGGCGTCGGAGAACGACCTGGTCAACGAGCTTGCCGGGGCGCCGCTGGACGAGGTCCCCGAGGAGCTGCCGGACTGGTCCAGCGTGCTGGTCGGGCCGATCTACCGGGGCACGGAGGTGACGGTGAAGTGA
- a CDS encoding MCE family protein codes for MTPPTPPPGGPPPVPPAGGPPSPLPRPLPRALPRPKRGRPRLKPLRDRNPIGVAAVGIVILLVLGTLAYRADRLPLIGGGTTYSAYFSEAAGLDPGQEVRVAGVKVGKVTGVSLKGNKVKVTFRVKDTWVGNATRATIMIKTLLGSKYLQLDPLGYRRQNPEKPIPLDRTVAPYDVTTAFQDLGRTFEQLDTTKLAQSLETISTTFEDTPASVRVALHGLSALSTTIASRDAELSRLLAGTKQLSGTIAAQNSQFETLFKDGNLLLGELRRRRDAIHALLVGTQRLGTELVGLVDDNRRTLGPTLASLERVVGVLQRNQKNLERVLTTATPYIRVLGNATGNGRWVDGYLCGTVPEEYLVNGRWQPEDPDRCKPPHLTGGR; via the coding sequence ATGACGCCCCCGACTCCGCCCCCCGGCGGCCCGCCCCCCGTCCCCCCGGCGGGCGGGCCGCCTTCGCCGCTGCCGCGCCCCCTGCCGCGCGCCCTGCCGCGCCCGAAGCGGGGCCGGCCGCGGCTGAAGCCGTTGCGCGACCGCAACCCGATCGGGGTGGCGGCCGTAGGCATCGTGATCCTGCTGGTCCTCGGCACGCTCGCCTACCGCGCCGACCGGCTGCCGCTCATCGGCGGCGGGACGACCTACAGCGCGTACTTCTCCGAGGCCGCCGGGTTGGATCCCGGCCAGGAGGTCCGTGTCGCCGGGGTGAAGGTCGGCAAGGTCACCGGCGTCTCGCTCAAGGGGAACAAGGTCAAGGTCACGTTCCGGGTGAAGGACACCTGGGTCGGGAACGCGACCCGCGCCACCATCATGATCAAGACGCTGCTGGGGTCGAAGTACCTCCAGCTGGACCCGCTCGGCTACCGCAGGCAGAACCCGGAGAAGCCGATCCCGCTCGACCGGACCGTGGCCCCCTACGACGTCACGACGGCGTTCCAGGACCTCGGCCGGACGTTCGAGCAGCTCGACACGACCAAGCTCGCGCAGAGCCTGGAGACGATCTCTACGACGTTCGAGGACACACCGGCCAGCGTCCGGGTCGCGCTGCACGGCCTGTCGGCGCTGTCCACCACGATCGCGTCGCGGGACGCCGAGCTGTCCCGGCTGCTCGCCGGGACCAAGCAGCTGTCCGGCACGATCGCCGCGCAGAACTCCCAGTTCGAGACGCTCTTCAAGGACGGCAACCTGCTGCTCGGCGAGCTGCGCCGGCGGCGCGACGCCATCCACGCGCTGCTCGTCGGCACGCAGCGGCTCGGCACGGAGCTGGTCGGCCTCGTCGACGACAACCGCCGCACGCTGGGCCCGACGCTCGCGTCCCTGGAGCGGGTCGTCGGCGTCCTCCAACGCAACCAGAAGAACCTGGAGCGCGTGCTGACGACCGCCACGCCCTACATCCGCGTCCTCGGCAACGCGACGGGCAACGGCCGCTGGGTGGACGGCTACCTGTGCGGGACCGTCCCCGAGGAGTACCTGGTGAACGGCAGATGGCAACCGGAGGACCCGGACCGCTGCAAGCCGCCGCACCTGACGGGAGGACGGTGA
- a CDS encoding MCE family protein encodes MASPPTRPVKLPKLGSPIRDHRTRVLQALIAVFVLLVAIALVPFLSGGPTHRITAYFATAIGVYPGSDIRVLGVRVGSIDSVEPLGDKVKVEMRVDDDVDVPAGARAIVIAPNLVSDRYVQLDPAYDGGPKMADGGSIDVSDTATPLELDQLYAAVRKISGDLGPRGVNAQGALSDVIRVGAANLGGNGQALNTMISDLGKASQTLADNSGDLYATVANLNKFSEMLRANDGRIRLAENQLAEVSGFLAADRDELGAALRNLARALAEVKGFIQDNRAALKRNVGKLTDVTQVLVDQRASLAELIDTAPLVTQNALSAYDPKTRTLMARGNLLEITKSFGSLDQPGVDPIAADQRPVCAAAASATRTLREQCDRLTRGGLVAVAPAGETGLPALPLPPAGKIYAGTGGKADR; translated from the coding sequence ATGGCGTCCCCCCCGACGCGCCCGGTGAAGCTGCCGAAGCTCGGCTCGCCGATCCGCGACCACCGGACCCGGGTGCTGCAAGCGCTCATCGCGGTCTTCGTCCTGCTGGTCGCGATCGCGTTGGTCCCCTTCCTGAGCGGCGGCCCGACGCACCGGATCACCGCGTACTTCGCCACCGCGATCGGCGTCTACCCCGGCTCCGACATCCGCGTCCTCGGCGTGAGGGTCGGCTCGATCGACTCCGTCGAACCGCTCGGCGACAAGGTCAAGGTCGAGATGCGGGTGGACGACGACGTCGACGTCCCCGCCGGCGCCCGCGCCATCGTCATCGCGCCGAACCTGGTGTCGGACCGGTACGTCCAGCTCGACCCCGCCTACGACGGCGGCCCGAAGATGGCCGACGGCGGGTCGATCGATGTGAGCGACACCGCGACCCCGTTGGAACTCGACCAGCTCTACGCCGCGGTCCGGAAGATCTCGGGCGATCTCGGCCCGCGGGGGGTGAACGCGCAGGGCGCCCTGTCGGACGTCATCCGGGTCGGCGCCGCCAACCTCGGCGGCAACGGGCAGGCCCTCAACACCATGATCTCCGACCTCGGCAAGGCGTCGCAGACGCTCGCCGACAACAGCGGCGACCTGTACGCGACCGTCGCCAACCTCAACAAGTTCAGCGAGATGCTCCGCGCCAACGACGGGCGGATCCGCCTTGCCGAGAACCAGCTCGCCGAGGTGAGCGGGTTCCTCGCCGCCGACCGCGACGAGCTCGGCGCGGCCCTGCGCAACCTCGCGCGGGCGCTCGCCGAGGTGAAGGGGTTCATCCAGGACAACCGCGCGGCGCTGAAACGCAACGTCGGCAAGCTCACGGACGTCACCCAGGTCCTGGTCGACCAGCGGGCGTCCCTCGCCGAGCTCATCGACACCGCGCCGCTGGTGACGCAGAACGCCCTGAGCGCCTACGACCCGAAGACCCGGACGCTGATGGCGCGCGGCAACCTCCTGGAGATCACCAAGTCGTTCGGCAGCCTGGACCAGCCGGGCGTCGACCCGATCGCCGCCGACCAGCGGCCGGTGTGCGCCGCGGCGGCGTCCGCCACGCGGACGCTCCGCGAGCAGTGCGACCGGCTGACGAGGGGCGGGCTGGTCGCGGTGGCGCCGGCCGGGGAGACCGGCCTGCCGGCGCTGCCGCTGCCGCCCGCGGGCAAGATCTACGCCGGTACCGGCGGGAAGGCGGACCGCTGA